The sequence below is a genomic window from Rhizobium sp. NXC14.
CTGGTGACAGCAGGCGCCATGGGCGCGCCCGGCGTCCTCATCAAGCCGCTCCAGGACGAGTTCGGCTGGGAAACGTCGCAGATTTCCTCTGCGCTGGCGATTCGCTTGATCCTTTTCGGCTTTATGGGTCCGTTCGCCGCGGCCTTCATGAATTATTTCGGCGTCCGTAAGGTTATTGTTTTTGCGCTGGCGCTGATCGGCGCGGGCTTTGTCGGCTCGCTGTTCATGACCAAGCTTTGGCATCTGCTGGCGCTGTGGGGTGTCGTCGTCGGCTTCGGCACCGGCCTGACGGCGATGGTGCTGGCGGCGACGGTTTCGACGCGCTGGTTCGTCAAGCACCGAGGCCTTGTCGTCGGCATGCTCTCGGCAAGCTCGGCGACCGGGCAGCTCGTCTTCCTGCCGCTGATGGCGGAACTCACCGAACGTTACGGCTGGCGTGCCACCGTGTTCTTCGTCTGCGCCATGATCATGGCGGCCACCCTTCTCGTCCTTCTCTTCATGCGTGACCGCCCCTCGGACGTGAATCTGCCTTTATTGGGAGAAGCCCATGTGGCGCCGGCGCCGACCCGAACGACGCTCGGCGCTGCGCTGATGACGCCGATCACCACCCTCCGCGAAATCTCGACGACCTCGACTTTCTGGATCCTGTTTGCCACCTTCTTCATCTGCGGCCTCAGCACCAACGGTCTGATCCAGACGCATTTCGTCACCCTCTGCGGTGATTTCGGCATCGTGCCGGTTGCCGCCGCCAGCGTCCTTGCCGTCATGGGCATCTTCGATTTCTTCGGCACCATCGGCTCCGGCTGGCTCTCCGACCGCTTCGACAATCGTTGGCTGCTCTTCTGGTATTACGGCCTGCGCGGCCTCTCGCTGCTCTATCTGCCGTTCAGCGATTTCAGTTTCTACGGTCTCTCCATCTTTGCGATCTTCTACGGCCTCGATTGGATCGCCACCGTGCCGCCCACCGTCAAGATCGCCGCCGATCGCTTCGGCCGCGAAAAGGCCGGTCTCGTCTTCGGCTGGGTCTTTGCCGGCCACCAGCTGGGCGCTGCCACGGCCGCCTATGGCGCCGGCCTGTCGCGCACGGAATTATCGAGCTACCTGCCCGCCTTTTTCGTCGCCGGTGCCTTCTGCCTGCTGGCTTCGATCCTGGCGATTACGCTGAAGAAGTCCGGGCTGCCCAGTGCGGCACCCGCCGCCGCTCATTGAGATCGACAGGATCCGGCCTCGTAACGAGGCCGGATTTCCCGCGGCATCGCCGCGATAACTTCGCTCGCCCGTCTTGCGCGCTCGCCCGCTCGCATGTTAGACACCCGCCTCGTCTGTATCCGTTGCCCCATTGGCGGAATTGGTAGACGCGCTCGACTCAAAATCGAGTTTCGAAAGAAGTGCTGGTTCGACCCCGGCATGGGGCACCAGCCTACGCTCTGTGAGCTTCGGCTCGGCGAGCCGAAGAGCAGCCAAGCGGGGGCTGTCGCGCCGTAGTTCCGTCAGGAACGAAGGCGGATTGTTCGACAATCTCCGGTTAGCTGCACCATCGTCTCAAATGACTTTGTGTAGCCCCTACCTCTAAAGACCTAAGCGGGACTACGGAGCAAGTTTCGCCTCCGAGTGAAGCCTACTTGTTCTTCAGCAGCCACATCTTGCCGGCCATGGTAATGCCGTAGACATCCTTTGATGCATCATCATCCAGGTGCCGCCGCTCGAGGAAGCCCGGCTCTTTCAACTCGCTGAGCGTCTTTGCCGTGACCGATTTCACTTTCTGCGGCCGTTCTTTCCACCGGTCGGTTTTTGCGTAGGTCACCGTCGCGTTCTGATGCGTCCATTTATTGGCCGGCTGAGGATAGAGATCGCCATCCCTGGCGAGTTTGAGTGCGGTGATCTGGGATGGGGTAAGCTCAATCATATCGAAAATCCTGTGCCGGGTTCTTTGCGCTTGGAATGCGCTCCGAGCGAAGGGGCTCATAACATCGATTGATCACGTCCGCCACCGCATTGAGCTGTCCGTGCCGCGAAAGGCGAAAACCCGGCTTGTCGAAGCCGGGCTTCGTCTTTGCCGCGGATTTTCGTCAATAGCAGCGCCTGACCGTCCTGGTCACCTCGCCTTCATCGGTCTGGCGCGTGACACTCCTGGTTTCGCAGCCATCATGTCGATAGCGGCGGTGCTCACGTTCACGCACAGCACCGAAAGTGACGCCGCGCTCACTGATGGTGATGCCGGGCCGTACCCGCTCCTGGCGATAATCGTAGTCATAGGAACGCTCCCTGACATAGACGCTATCGGCAAGCACCGGCGCCGCAAACGAACAGGCGGCAAGGGCCGCCACAGCACAGTTCAGGATGATCTTCCGCATATCCTTTCTCCTTCTCTTGATGAAAAGGCAACGACCCAAGACGCAAGTGGTTCCAGCATCAGCAACAGCTCGTTCATGCCGCGAGCAGTCGCAGGCCCATTATTTCC
It includes:
- a CDS encoding MFS transporter, whose translation is MVSTVLASSLARRNIHYGWVVVAATFLTMLVTAGAMGAPGVLIKPLQDEFGWETSQISSALAIRLILFGFMGPFAAAFMNYFGVRKVIVFALALIGAGFVGSLFMTKLWHLLALWGVVVGFGTGLTAMVLAATVSTRWFVKHRGLVVGMLSASSATGQLVFLPLMAELTERYGWRATVFFVCAMIMAATLLVLLFMRDRPSDVNLPLLGEAHVAPAPTRTTLGAALMTPITTLREISTTSTFWILFATFFICGLSTNGLIQTHFVTLCGDFGIVPVAAASVLAVMGIFDFFGTIGSGWLSDRFDNRWLLFWYYGLRGLSLLYLPFSDFSFYGLSIFAIFYGLDWIATVPPTVKIAADRFGREKAGLVFGWVFAGHQLGAATAAYGAGLSRTELSSYLPAFFVAGAFCLLASILAITLKKSGLPSAAPAAAH